TACCAGGCGGTCGCGTTCGGGTTCTCGTTGAACGGCGCGACCCGCTCGTAGCCGCGGCCGCGGTACATCGCGCCGGCTGCGACGAGCGAGTCGTTCGTGTCGAGGACGACGCTCGTCGCCCCGAAGCCGCGAGCAGCGTCCTCGAGCGCGTCCATCACCGCGGTCGCCACGCCCCGTCCGCGACCGGCCGGCGTGACGTACACGTGCTTGACCTCGAAGCGGACGTCGTCCCCGTCGTCGGCGATCCGGCGGAGCCCACCGCACCCGACGGGCCGGTCGCCGTCGTACGCCACGACGAAGGTGCCGTTCGGCGGCACGAACTCCGCCGCCGGGGTGCGCTTGCGCGAGTACGACCCCTGCGCGCTCGGGAACGTGGCCTCGCGCTCGTCGAGGTACGCGTCGAGCAGGGCGTCGACCTCGGGCGCGTCGGCGGGCACGGACCTGACCTGGAGCGGCATGGTCCGATCCTAGAATGGGAGCCATGGTCACTCCCGTCGCCGTCGTCGGCGCCACCGGTCGTCTCGGGGGCCTCGTGGCCTCCGTGGTCGAGTCCCTCGACGGCTTCGAGCTCGTCGCCTCCCTGTCGTCGCGGGACGGCGCACACGAGGCACCGCCGTCGGTGTTCGGCGGCGCCGCACTCGTCGTCGACGTGACCGTCCCGGCGCTCAGCCCGGCGATCGTCGACAACGCCCTCGCGAGCGGCGCGAACGTGCTCGTGGGCACCTCCGGCTGGTCGTCCGACCGGCTCGCGACGCTCCGCGCCGGGCTCGAGGCACGACCAGACCAGGGGGTCCTCGTCGTGCCGAACTTCTCGATCGGCTCGGTACTCGCGACGCACCTCGCCACGATCGCGGCGCCGTGGTTCCCCGCGGTCGAGATCGTCGAGACGCACCACGCCGGCAAGGTCGACTCGCCGTCGGGGACCGCCGTGCGGACCGCGGAGCTCATCGCGGACGCCCGGCGCGAGGTCGGCCCCGTCGACGCCCCGCACGTCGACCAGCGCGCCCGCGGGCAGCAGGTCGCGAGCGTCCCGATCCACTCGCTCCGGCTCCCCGGGGTCAAGGCCGTCCAGGACGTGCACCTGAGCGGCCCCGGCGAGACCGTCACGATCCGCCACGACACGAACGACGACGTCGCGTACGTCGCCGGCATCCGGGCAGCGCTCGCCCACGTGGTCGACGCCCGTGGCCTGACGGTCGGGCTCGGCAGCGTCCTCGGCGTCGGCTGAGCGGCACGCCGTGCTCCGCTCGTTCCGCTCGCCGTTCTGGCCCGCCGCCCTGATGGCCGCCCTGCTCCTGCTCTACATCGTCGTCGTGGGGCAGCGCGCCGTCGCGTTCATGGCGACGGGGCAGCCGATCGGCATCGGGATCGGCGTCGCGCTCGTCGTGGTCGCCCTGATCGGCGCGCTCCTGCTCGTGCTCGAGTTCCGCTTCGGGATCCGCATCACCCGGCTCGGCCGTCGCCTCGAGCGCGAGGGCGGCACCCCGCAGGACGTCGTGCCGCTCATGCCGAGCGGCCGCCCCGACCGTGCGGCGGCCGACGAGGTCTTCCCGCGCTACAAGGACGCGGTCGAGGCCGACCCCGACGACTGGCGGGCCTGGTTCCGGCTCGGTGTCGTCTACGACGCCGCGGGTGACCGCAAGCGCGCGCGGGCCGCGATGCGGACGGCGCTCGCCACCGCGCCCACCGACCGACGGGTGGACTGACGGCTTGACGGACGGGAGGCTCGTGGCGGGCCCGCCACGAGCCTCCCGTCCGGTCGACCGTCGCGACCGCCGCGACGTCCGTGCGGATCAGAAGGCGGCGTCGACCGCGCTCTCGGCGTACCGGTGGCGGAACGTGTAGCCGGACTCCTCGAGCTTCCGCGGCACCATCTGCTGGTTCGACAGGAGCATCTCGTCGGCCGCCTGGCGCAGCACCAGCCGCAGCGCGAAGGCCGGCACGCCGAGCAGGTACGGACGGTGCAGGTCCTGCGCGACGCGCTTCGTGATCCGGTCCGCGACCGACGGCTCCGGACCCGCGAGGTTCACCGGGCCGGACACCTGCGCGGCGTCCGGGCTCGTGGCGAGGTGGACGATCGCGCCGACCTCGTCCTCGAGCGCGATCCACGGCCAGAACTGACCGCCCGTGCCGAGCTTGCTGCCGAGGCCGGCCTTCGTCAGCGGGACGAGGGGCGCGAGCGCACCGCCGCCCTGGCCGACGACGATGCCGGTGCGGAGCAGCACGACCCGGACGCCCTCGGGGGCGGCGGTCGCGGCGGCCTCCCACTTCGTGCAGACGTCGGCGAGGAACCCGCTGCCGGCCGCGGCGTCGTCGTCGAGCACGTCCGTCGGGCGGTCCCCGTAGACGCCGGAGGCCGACCCGGACAGGAAGAGCGCCGGGGGGTTCGCAGCCCGGCGCATGGCCTCGACCAGGGTGTCCGTCGCCTGCACCCGCGAGTCGAGGATCTGCTGCTTGTAGGAGTCGGTCCACGGGAGCTTGCCGATGTTCGCACCGGCGAGGTTGATCACGACGTCGGCACCGTCGAGCACCGCCGGGTCGAGCGGGCGGGTGCCCGGGGACCAGCGGAACGCGGTCGCGGTGCGGGGTTCGCTGCGGGTGAGCGTGGTGACGTGGTGCCCGGCCTTGCGCAGGGCGTGGACGAGGGGGGTCCCGATGAAGCCGGACGCACCGGCGACGAGGATCGAGAGCGGCTGGGTCGACATGGGGGCCACGGTACTCAGCGCGCTTCGGGCTTCGCCGCGTGGGGTCGTAGAGTCTCCGTGTGAGCGAGACCGTGCAGCCCGACCCCACCGTCCCGACCCCTTACGAGGATCTGCTGCGCCGGGTGCTCGAGGAAGGCACGCCGAAGGGCGACCGCACCGGCACCGGCACGCGCAGCATCTTCGGGGCGCAGCTGCGCTACGACCTGTCGCAGGGCTTCCCGCTCGTCACGACGAAGCGCGTGCACTTCAAGTCCGTCGCGTACGAGCTGCTCTGGTTCCTGCGCGGCGACGGCAACGCACGGTGGCTGCAGGAGCACGGCGTCCGCATCTGGAACGAGTGGGCCGACGAGGACGGCGACCTCGGCCCGGTGTACGGCGTGCAGTGGCGCTCGTGGCCGACGCCGTCGGGGGAGCACGTCGACCAGATCGCCCAGGTCATCGAGCAGATCCGCACGAACCCGGACTCCCGCCGGCTGATCGTGTCGGCCTGGAACGTCGCGGACGTGCCGGACATGGCGCTCGCGCCGTGCCACGCGTTCTTCCAGTTCTTCGTCAACGACGGCAAACTGTCGTGCCAGCTCTACCAGCGCAGCGCGGACATGTTCCTCGGCGTCCCCTTCAACATCGCGTCCTACGCGCTGCTCACGCACATGATCGCGGCGCAGACCGGGCTCGAGGTCGGCGACTTCGTGTGGACCGGCGGTGACTGCCACGTCTACGACAACCACGTCGACCAGGTGCGTGAGCAGCTGTCCCGCACGGCCTACCCCTACCCGACGCTCGAGCTCGCCCCGCGTGACTCGATCGACGACTACGAGTACGAGGACTTCACGGTCGTCGGGTACGAGCACCACCCGGCGATCAAGGCCGCGGTCGCCGTCTGATGGCGTGGACCGAGCCCGTCCGCGGCGTCGGCATGGTGTGGGCGCGGACCGCCTCAGGGGTGATCGGCGCCGACGGTGGCATCCCGTGGCACGTGCCGGAGGACCTCGCGCACTTCCGGCAGGTCACCGGCGACGGTGTCGTGGTGATGGGCCGACGGACGTGGGAGTCGCTGCCGCCGCGCTTCCGGCCGCTGCCGGGACGCCGGAACGTCGTGTTGACGCGCGAGCCGACGTGGACGGCCGAGGGTGCCGAGGTGGCGCACGACCTGGGGGCCGCCCTCGACACCGACGAGCCCGTGTGGGTGATGGGCGGGGGTGCCGTGTACGCCGAGGCGCTGCCGTTCGCCGACCGGGTGTCGGAGACGATCGTCGACCTGGACGTCCCGGGTGACACCCGGGCGCCGGAGCTCGGCGACGGGTGGACCCTCGTCGAGGACGGACCGTGGCAGGAGTCCCGCGTGGACGCCACCCGCTACCGCTTCCGGGAGTGGCGCCGCGCCGAGCGGGCCTGACGGCCGCCGCGCTCGGACCCGCCGGGCTGCGCCGAGCGACCCTCGCGTCGCACCCCGCTGCCGGCACCGCAACCCGCTGTGCCCGGGTGCCACGTCCGTACCGGGGTGCGACGTGCGCGAGACCGGGCGACGTCCGTCCGCCGCGCACCGTCCGGGCGGACTGCCGGCCGGACGCACCGGGCCGGTACGCTGGTCCGCGTGTCCCCGCGTGAGAATCCCTTCGGTCAGGTCCTCGTCGCCCTCGTGACGCCGTTCACGACCGACGGCGAGGTCGACTGGCCCGGCGTCGAGCAGCACATCGACGACTGCATCACCGCCGGCGCCGACGGCGTCGTCGTCACCGGGACGACCGGCGAGACGTCGACGCTGACCGACCCGGAGAAGCTCCGCCTGGTCGAGGTCGGCAAGTCCGTCGCCGCCGGCCGCGCGAAGATCATCACCGGTGGTGGCTCGAACGAGACCGCGCACGCCATCCACCTGTACAAGCAGAGCGAGAAGGCCGGCGCCGACGGCGTGATGATCGTCACGCCGTACTACAACAAGCCGACGCAGGCCGGTGTCCTCACGCACTTCCGGATGATCGCCGACGCGACCGACCTGCCGGTCATCCTGTACGACATCCCCGGCCGCACGGGCATCCCGATCACCTACGAGACCATCGTGCGCGCCTCGCACCACCCCAACATCCTCGCGGTGAAGGACGCCAAGGGCGACTTCGCCGAGGTGTCCCGCGTGCTCAACAACACCGACCTCATGTACTTCTCGGGCGACGACACGAACGTCCTGCCGCACCTGTCGATCGGCGCGACCGGGCTGATCGGCGTCACCGCGAACATCACGAGCACGCCGTACCGCACCATCGTCGACGCCGTGAACCGTGGCGACCTGGCGACCGCGACCGCCGAGCACAAGCGCGTCGAACCCCTGGTGCGTGCGATCATGACCCACGTCCCCGGGACCGTCGCGGCGAAGTACGTGCTGCACGGACTCGGCCGCATCGGCAGCCCGCGCGTCCGGCTGCCGCTCGTCGGACCCGAGGACACCGAGGCCTACGCCATCGAGACCTCCCTCGAAGCGGTCCGGGACATCCCGGGTGCCGACTTCTCGAACTTCCGCCCGGACCGCAACGCAGCGGCGGGCGGCGCACTGCCGAAGGTGCCAGGCACCACACGTTAGGAAGACCGCGGCGCAGCACCAGCGCGTCGCACGACAGTCAGGACCGAATGCCCACCCAGATCTCCACACCGCAGCCGCTCGAACCCGGCACCCTCCGCGTGATCCCCGTCGGGGGTCTCGGCGAGATCGGTCGCAACATGACCGTGTACGAGTTCGACGGCAAGCTGCTCGTCGTCGACGCCGGCG
The Curtobacterium citreum genome window above contains:
- a CDS encoding GNAT family N-acetyltransferase; translation: MPLQVRSVPADAPEVDALLDAYLDEREATFPSAQGSYSRKRTPAAEFVPPNGTFVVAYDGDRPVGCGGLRRIADDGDDVRFEVKHVYVTPAGRGRGVATAVMDALEDAARGFGATSVVLDTNDSLVAAGAMYRGRGYERVAPFNENPNATAWYRRPVG
- a CDS encoding 4-hydroxy-tetrahydrodipicolinate reductase, giving the protein MVTPVAVVGATGRLGGLVASVVESLDGFELVASLSSRDGAHEAPPSVFGGAALVVDVTVPALSPAIVDNALASGANVLVGTSGWSSDRLATLRAGLEARPDQGVLVVPNFSIGSVLATHLATIAAPWFPAVEIVETHHAGKVDSPSGTAVRTAELIADARREVGPVDAPHVDQRARGQQVASVPIHSLRLPGVKAVQDVHLSGPGETVTIRHDTNDDVAYVAGIRAALAHVVDARGLTVGLGSVLGVG
- a CDS encoding tetratricopeptide repeat protein: MAALLLLYIVVVGQRAVAFMATGQPIGIGIGVALVVVALIGALLLVLEFRFGIRITRLGRRLEREGGTPQDVVPLMPSGRPDRAAADEVFPRYKDAVEADPDDWRAWFRLGVVYDAAGDRKRARAAMRTALATAPTDRRVD
- a CDS encoding TIGR01777 family oxidoreductase — protein: MSTQPLSILVAGASGFIGTPLVHALRKAGHHVTTLTRSEPRTATAFRWSPGTRPLDPAVLDGADVVINLAGANIGKLPWTDSYKQQILDSRVQATDTLVEAMRRAANPPALFLSGSASGVYGDRPTDVLDDDAAAGSGFLADVCTKWEAAATAAPEGVRVVLLRTGIVVGQGGGALAPLVPLTKAGLGSKLGTGGQFWPWIALEDEVGAIVHLATSPDAAQVSGPVNLAGPEPSVADRITKRVAQDLHRPYLLGVPAFALRLVLRQAADEMLLSNQQMVPRKLEESGYTFRHRYAESAVDAAF
- a CDS encoding thymidylate synthase is translated as MSETVQPDPTVPTPYEDLLRRVLEEGTPKGDRTGTGTRSIFGAQLRYDLSQGFPLVTTKRVHFKSVAYELLWFLRGDGNARWLQEHGVRIWNEWADEDGDLGPVYGVQWRSWPTPSGEHVDQIAQVIEQIRTNPDSRRLIVSAWNVADVPDMALAPCHAFFQFFVNDGKLSCQLYQRSADMFLGVPFNIASYALLTHMIAAQTGLEVGDFVWTGGDCHVYDNHVDQVREQLSRTAYPYPTLELAPRDSIDDYEYEDFTVVGYEHHPAIKAAVAV
- a CDS encoding dihydrofolate reductase — its product is MAWTEPVRGVGMVWARTASGVIGADGGIPWHVPEDLAHFRQVTGDGVVVMGRRTWESLPPRFRPLPGRRNVVLTREPTWTAEGAEVAHDLGAALDTDEPVWVMGGGAVYAEALPFADRVSETIVDLDVPGDTRAPELGDGWTLVEDGPWQESRVDATRYRFREWRRAERA
- the dapA gene encoding 4-hydroxy-tetrahydrodipicolinate synthase translates to MSPRENPFGQVLVALVTPFTTDGEVDWPGVEQHIDDCITAGADGVVVTGTTGETSTLTDPEKLRLVEVGKSVAAGRAKIITGGGSNETAHAIHLYKQSEKAGADGVMIVTPYYNKPTQAGVLTHFRMIADATDLPVILYDIPGRTGIPITYETIVRASHHPNILAVKDAKGDFAEVSRVLNNTDLMYFSGDDTNVLPHLSIGATGLIGVTANITSTPYRTIVDAVNRGDLATATAEHKRVEPLVRAIMTHVPGTVAAKYVLHGLGRIGSPRVRLPLVGPEDTEAYAIETSLEAVRDIPGADFSNFRPDRNAAAGGALPKVPGTTR